A single window of Sphingobacteriales bacterium DNA harbors:
- a CDS encoding polyprenol monophosphomannose synthase encodes MVLRDCLIIIPTYNEKENIPKIIPYTLQLSTRFEILIIEDGSPDGTADIVKQLMLEYPDRIHIIERKGKLGLGTAYITGFKWALQYEKYNYIFEMDADFSHNPDDLLNLLNACENQGAFLSVGSRYVKGGGVVNWPWDRLFLSYFASKYVRIITGMRVKDTTAGFVCYRRQTLQTINLDKIYFLGYAFQIEMKFAVWLQGLKIIEVPIIFKDRELGTSKMSGSIIKEAVLGVLQMKWQSLRDKYFLSKKKIK; translated from the coding sequence ATAGTCTTGAGAGATTGTCTTATCATAATTCCAACTTACAACGAAAAGGAAAATATTCCTAAAATAATTCCTTATACATTGCAGTTATCTACAAGATTTGAGATTCTTATTATAGAAGATGGTTCACCAGATGGTACTGCAGATATTGTAAAACAACTTATGTTGGAGTATCCAGATAGAATTCATATTATAGAAAGAAAAGGCAAATTAGGTTTAGGTACAGCATACATCACAGGCTTCAAATGGGCATTGCAATACGAAAAATATAACTACATTTTTGAGATGGATGCAGATTTTTCACACAACCCAGATGATTTATTGAATTTGTTGAATGCATGTGAAAATCAAGGTGCATTTCTTTCAGTAGGCTCAAGATATGTAAAAGGTGGAGGAGTTGTTAATTGGCCATGGGACAGATTATTCCTATCCTATTTTGCATCAAAATATGTGCGCATCATTACAGGAATGCGTGTAAAAGACACAACAGCAGGCTTTGTATGTTATAGAAGACAAACACTACAAACCATCAATCTAGACAAAATCTATTTTTTAGGATATGCATTTCAAATAGAAATGAAATTTGCAGTGTGGCTTCAAGGTCTAAAAATTATTGAAGTTCCAATAATATTCAAAGACAGAGAATTAGGCACATCTAAAATGTCAGGAAGCATCATCAAAGAAGCAGTACTAGGTGTTCTTCAAATGAAATGGCAAAGTTTAAGAGATAAGTATTTTCTATCTAAAAAAAAGATAAAATAA
- a CDS encoding LPS-assembly protein LptD, giving the protein MYPQIGYTQNSFINDANFIDSTQFTSTNLSLLDSISNIKDSTNVNVTTYKIADNQLEDNIKYSAQDSILYHIPKKTMYLFGNATIEYDNMKMWAERIEYNWQSGEVFAKGDIDDSLQTFEKVYFKQDEGNYEADSAKFNFKTKKGKSYGLVTKQLEGFLHTEVVKVMNDSMFYAKNARYTTCDLDHPHFYVEINKAKVVKDKFIVGKPANLVISDVRTPLFLPFAFIPNIKKERQGSGLIFPTYGDQQDLGFFLKGLGYYHKINEKIDVSVTADIYTLGSWAINASSTYKKLYKVYGNFSFNIGQIRQGWANEKRNPNRVKAPLDFGVNWSLNLDPKRLYNANFGLSVNVRSSKRYQQLSNQNPLEVVSNTFTSSINYSKTFPGKPYSFNIASNYVQNTQSKAVTLTLPNVNFSVSRINPFEKKIKSSTRKWYEEIGFSYSMNAVNNINTYDSIFFKKETLKRMRNGIQHNLPISANIKLFKFLNFNTTFNYSERWHFYYTNRVFRDTLTYFNTSDSTYSLRRNVTEIDTTYKFNTNRNFSLNLGLSTNLYGTFQFKNSKLKAIRHTFRPSMSFNFQPDFSKPLWKSWYTAQVDTSGRTVEYSRFEQTQFGGPSNGKVAGINLNFSNTLEIKIKSKKDTVTGTRKITILDGLNFGLGYNFAAEKFKLNFSGISGSTHITDKLNLNFNVGLDPYALDSNGIRINEYYWKNHKRFLRFTGMNISINGSYTSKKYNNKNTQQVEQQQGLDLSPTFRNVYQLGYYNFDIPWSINYNYSLNWQKAFVNKKDTNIITQTLNLGVDFNITSKWKINVNTGFDATNKKITRTDISVVRDLHCWQLEMRWSPIATQQSFFITIYVKSQQFNFLRLQKQKSFFDSGFFGSSGSSALGGFSNISSGF; this is encoded by the coding sequence TTGTATCCACAAATAGGTTATACACAAAATTCATTCATAAATGATGCCAATTTTATAGATTCTACACAATTTACAAGTACAAACTTAAGTTTATTAGACTCTATAAGCAATATTAAAGATTCCACAAATGTTAATGTTACCACATATAAAATTGCAGACAATCAACTAGAAGACAATATAAAATACAGTGCGCAAGATTCAATTTTGTATCATATTCCAAAAAAGACAATGTATTTATTTGGAAATGCTACGATAGAATATGACAATATGAAAATGTGGGCAGAAAGAATTGAATATAATTGGCAGAGTGGTGAAGTATTTGCCAAAGGCGATATAGACGATTCCTTGCAGACATTTGAAAAAGTATATTTCAAACAAGATGAAGGTAACTATGAAGCAGATTCTGCAAAGTTCAATTTTAAAACTAAAAAAGGAAAAAGCTATGGCTTGGTAACCAAACAGCTAGAAGGTTTTTTGCATACTGAAGTTGTAAAAGTAATGAATGACAGCATGTTTTATGCAAAAAATGCAAGATATACTACTTGTGATTTAGACCATCCACATTTTTATGTTGAAATAAACAAAGCTAAAGTTGTAAAAGATAAATTTATAGTAGGAAAGCCAGCTAACTTAGTAATAAGTGATGTACGTACACCTTTATTTTTGCCTTTTGCATTTATTCCAAATATTAAAAAGGAAAGACAAGGTTCTGGATTGATATTTCCAACTTATGGTGACCAACAGGATTTGGGCTTCTTTTTGAAAGGTCTTGGTTATTATCATAAAATAAATGAAAAAATTGATGTATCAGTTACTGCTGATATTTATACATTAGGTAGTTGGGCAATTAATGCTTCATCAACATACAAGAAACTATACAAAGTATATGGCAATTTTAGTTTTAATATTGGACAAATAAGACAAGGTTGGGCTAATGAAAAACGCAACCCAAATAGAGTAAAGGCACCATTAGATTTTGGTGTAAATTGGTCATTAAATTTAGATCCGAAAAGATTATACAATGCAAATTTTGGATTGAGTGTAAATGTAAGAAGTAGCAAAAGGTACCAACAATTGAGCAATCAAAATCCATTGGAAGTTGTATCAAACACATTTACTTCAAGTATCAATTACAGTAAAACATTTCCTGGAAAACCATATTCGTTTAACATTGCTAGTAATTATGTACAAAATACTCAAAGCAAAGCTGTAACATTGACTTTGCCTAATGTCAATTTTTCAGTTTCGAGAATAAATCCATTTGAAAAGAAAATAAAATCGAGTACTCGAAAATGGTATGAGGAAATTGGATTTAGCTATTCAATGAATGCAGTAAACAATATCAATACTTATGATTCTATCTTCTTTAAAAAAGAAACTTTGAAACGTATGCGCAATGGCATTCAACACAACCTACCGATTTCTGCTAATATTAAATTATTCAAATTCCTAAATTTCAATACTACATTCAATTATTCTGAAAGATGGCATTTTTATTATACAAATAGAGTATTTAGAGATACCTTAACTTACTTTAATACAAGTGACAGCACCTATAGTCTTAGAAGAAATGTAACAGAAATTGACACGACATACAAATTCAATACAAATAGAAATTTTAGTTTAAATTTAGGTTTGAGCACAAATTTATATGGAACTTTTCAATTCAAAAACAGCAAACTCAAAGCTATTCGTCATACATTCAGACCATCTATGAGTTTCAATTTTCAGCCAGATTTCTCAAAACCATTATGGAAATCTTGGTATACAGCGCAAGTAGATACAAGTGGCAGAACTGTAGAATACTCAAGATTTGAGCAAACACAATTTGGTGGACCATCAAATGGGAAAGTTGCAGGCATCAACCTAAATTTCTCAAACACTTTAGAAATTAAAATAAAATCGAAAAAAGATACTGTTACTGGAACTCGAAAGATAACTATACTTGATGGTCTTAACTTTGGACTAGGTTATAATTTTGCTGCAGAAAAATTCAAATTAAACTTTAGTGGAATATCTGGCAGTACGCACATCACAGACAAACTTAATTTGAATTTTAATGTTGGCTTAGATCCATATGCATTAGACTCAAATGGCATAAGAATAAATGAATATTACTGGAAAAACCACAAAAGATTTTTACGATTTACTGGCATGAATATCAGCATTAATGGTTCTTATACTTCAAAAAAATACAATAACAAAAATACACAACAAGTAGAACAACAACAAGGCTTGGACTTATCTCCTACTTTTAGAAATGTGTATCAATTAGGCTATTATAATTTTGACATTCCTTGGAGTATTAATTACAACTATTCATTGAATTGGCAAAAAGCATTTGTAAATAAAAAAGATACAAACATCATCACACAGACATTAAATTTAGGTGTAGATTTTAATATTACATCTAAATGGAAAATAAATGTAAATACAGGTTTTGATGCTACTAATAAGAAAATCACAAGAACAGACATAAGTGTTGTGCGAGATTTACATTGTTGGCAATTAGAAATGAGATGGTCGCCTATTGCTACACAACAATCATTTTTCATTACTATTTATGTAAAATCTCAACAATTTAATTTCTTAAGATTACAGAAACAAAAATCATTCTTTGATTCTGGATTCTTTGGCTCTAGTGGTTCTAGTGCCTTAGGTGGTTTTAGCAATATTAGTTCTGGTTTCTAG
- a CDS encoding N-acetylmuramoyl-L-alanine amidase translates to MCSKNNFISQNIKYINFFIFLLISNFVLAQNNYKLKTIVLDAGHGGHDSGCKGYSGKNFEKTVTLNVILEVGKLIEKKYPDITVIYTRKTDVFIPLQERAEIANKNKADVFISVHCNANPNTSASGAETFLMGLHKTDANLDVALRENSVIKLEKDYQKNYDGFDPDSPEGMIAMSLAQNANIEQSSYLAGRVQNYFTNTLNRYNRGVKQAGFWVLYRTTCPSILIETGFLSNPTEEKYLVSDKGQTELSESIFKAFEDYKTYIEKNAVQINYIEKTTKIEDKVSETQTQTIEPTQEAKTQVETITQENNTTTNIDTKNNSKEILYKVQLKASSAAIDKKNKIYSSAPYIHYEKSNGLYKYLSGPFDTFSKAVSVQKSLKEKGYTDAFIVVYQNGSRLSSTQAKQFLK, encoded by the coding sequence ATGTGTAGCAAAAATAACTTTATTAGCCAAAATATTAAATATATCAATTTTTTTATTTTTTTATTAATCTCAAATTTTGTACTTGCCCAAAATAATTATAAACTTAAAACTATAGTTTTAGATGCTGGGCATGGTGGACATGATTCTGGTTGCAAAGGTTATTCTGGGAAGAATTTTGAAAAAACAGTAACCTTAAATGTAATTTTAGAAGTTGGTAAATTGATAGAAAAAAAATATCCAGATATAACAGTTATATATACTAGAAAAACAGATGTATTTATTCCATTACAAGAAAGAGCAGAAATTGCGAATAAAAATAAAGCAGATGTGTTTATTTCTGTGCATTGTAATGCAAATCCAAATACTTCAGCATCTGGTGCAGAAACATTCTTAATGGGTTTGCACAAAACTGATGCAAACTTAGATGTAGCATTGAGAGAGAACTCAGTAATTAAGTTAGAAAAAGATTATCAAAAGAATTACGATGGATTTGATCCAGATTCACCAGAAGGAATGATAGCCATGTCTTTAGCACAAAATGCAAACATAGAGCAAAGTTCATATTTAGCTGGTCGTGTCCAGAATTATTTTACTAACACATTAAATAGATATAATCGTGGTGTAAAACAAGCAGGATTTTGGGTATTGTACAGAACAACTTGTCCATCTATTTTAATAGAAACAGGTTTTTTAAGTAATCCAACAGAAGAAAAATACTTAGTTTCAGATAAAGGACAAACTGAATTGTCAGAATCAATCTTTAAAGCCTTTGAAGATTATAAAACATACATTGAAAAGAATGCAGTCCAAATAAATTATATTGAAAAAACTACAAAAATTGAAGATAAAGTAAGCGAAACCCAAACTCAGACAATAGAGCCAACTCAAGAAGCAAAAACTCAAGTAGAAACAATAACACAAGAAAATAATACAACTACAAACATAGATACAAAAAACAACTCAAAAGAGATATTGTATAAAGTGCAATTAAAAGCATCTTCAGCTGCAATAGATAAAAAAAATAAAATCTATAGTTCAGCACCATATATTCATTACGAGAAATCAAATGGATTATACAAATACCTTAGTGGCCCATTCGATACATTTTCTAAAGCAGTAAGTGTTCAAAAAAGTTTGAAAGAGAAAGGATATACAGACGCATTTATTGTAGTTTACCAAAATGGATCAAGATTATCTTCTACTCAGGCAAAACAATTTTTAAAATAA
- a CDS encoding M13 family metallopeptidase codes for MKHTTYLFFVAMMFAACQQNKNNDIDVAANNIDTTISPDEDFFMFAVGKWIKNNPIPDAYSNWGVGNLVQEQIWNQLKSINEAEEKNGSMIGNFYKAAMDTNGIEKNGISGLQSDLKKIDAIQKLDEIPALIAYLHQIGVDVLFDFGIYQDLVNSEKNIIYLYQGGIGLPNRDYYFNTDERTTKIRNEYKNNFIHTLLQESYPESEAIATTDALNIYTLEENLAKNSKKLEELRDTYANYNKQSINTLQQYTPNFNWSKYFSALNIKNVDSMIVGQPEFFKALDQILKTQDINTIKQYLRFQLINSYASYLTKSINQTNFDFYAKLIKGKKEQLPRWKRALIWEEDAMGEELGKVYVKENFSEKAKERYINIVKNVMKAYEARILKLDWMSDATKQKAIQKLHSIKYKVGYPDKWKNFSALKITPNSLVENQKNASMFWFNDNVAKLGKPVDRTEWDMTPQTYNAYYNPSNNEIVLPAAIFTIPGFKDEEIDDAIVYGYAGASTIGHEITHGFDDEGKEFDGQGNLNKWWTEEDDKKFEERTKAYINVFGQLIVLDSLKVNGEATLGENIADLGGIAIGLDAFKQTQQYKENKKIAGYTPLQRFFLGYTIGWMMHMRNEEIANRILTDVHALYFHRVNIPFSHTPEFYEAFDIKPNSKMYVAPENRVKIW; via the coding sequence ATGAAACATACAACTTACCTATTTTTTGTAGCAATGATGTTTGCTGCATGCCAACAAAACAAAAACAATGATATAGATGTTGCTGCCAACAATATAGACACAACAATTTCGCCAGATGAAGACTTTTTTATGTTTGCTGTGGGCAAATGGATAAAAAACAATCCAATTCCTGATGCATATTCAAATTGGGGCGTTGGAAATTTGGTTCAAGAGCAAATTTGGAATCAACTTAAATCTATCAACGAAGCTGAAGAAAAAAATGGTAGCATGATTGGCAATTTCTACAAAGCAGCAATGGACACAAATGGCATTGAAAAAAATGGCATTTCTGGTCTTCAGAGTGATTTAAAAAAGATAGATGCTATTCAAAAACTAGATGAAATTCCTGCGTTAATAGCTTACTTACATCAAATTGGCGTAGATGTATTATTTGATTTTGGCATATACCAAGACTTAGTAAATAGCGAAAAAAATATTATTTATTTGTATCAAGGTGGAATTGGCTTACCAAACAGAGATTACTATTTCAACACTGACGAAAGAACAACAAAAATTAGAAATGAATATAAAAACAATTTCATTCATACATTATTGCAAGAATCATATCCAGAAAGTGAAGCAATTGCAACAACTGATGCATTAAACATCTATACATTAGAAGAAAACTTAGCAAAAAACTCAAAAAAATTGGAAGAACTTAGAGATACTTATGCAAACTACAACAAACAATCTATAAATACCTTACAACAATACACACCAAATTTTAATTGGAGTAAATATTTCTCAGCATTAAATATAAAAAATGTAGATTCTATGATTGTTGGGCAACCTGAGTTTTTCAAGGCATTAGACCAAATTTTAAAAACTCAAGACATCAATACGATAAAACAATACTTACGTTTTCAACTTATAAATAGCTACGCTAGTTATTTAACCAAATCAATCAACCAAACAAATTTTGATTTCTATGCAAAATTAATCAAAGGGAAAAAAGAACAATTACCAAGATGGAAACGTGCATTGATTTGGGAAGAAGATGCAATGGGCGAAGAATTGGGAAAAGTTTATGTAAAAGAAAATTTCTCTGAAAAAGCAAAAGAAAGATACATCAACATTGTAAAAAATGTAATGAAGGCATACGAAGCTAGAATACTAAAATTAGATTGGATGAGTGATGCAACTAAACAAAAAGCAATTCAAAAACTACATAGTATAAAATACAAAGTTGGCTATCCAGACAAATGGAAAAATTTTAGTGCTTTAAAAATTACGCCAAATAGCTTAGTAGAAAATCAAAAAAATGCATCTATGTTTTGGTTCAATGATAATGTAGCAAAACTAGGCAAACCAGTTGATAGAACTGAATGGGACATGACACCACAAACGTACAATGCATATTACAATCCAAGTAATAATGAAATTGTATTGCCTGCTGCAATTTTTACTATTCCAGGTTTTAAAGATGAAGAAATTGATGATGCAATAGTTTATGGTTACGCTGGTGCATCTACTATTGGACACGAAATTACACATGGATTTGATGATGAAGGCAAAGAATTTGATGGACAAGGAAATTTGAATAAATGGTGGACTGAAGAAGATGACAAAAAATTTGAAGAAAGAACAAAAGCATACATTAATGTGTTTGGGCAACTTATTGTTTTAGATAGCTTAAAAGTAAATGGCGAAGCTACACTTGGTGAAAACATTGCAGACTTAGGTGGAATTGCAATTGGTCTTGATGCATTTAAACAAACACAACAATACAAAGAGAACAAAAAAATTGCTGGCTACACACCATTACAAAGATTCTTCTTAGGCTACACCATTGGCTGGATGATGCACATGCGCAACGAAGAAATTGCCAATAGAATACTAACTGATGTACATGCTTTGTATTTCCATAGAGTAAATATTCCATTCTCGCACACACCAGAATTTTACGAAGCATTTGACATAAAACCAAATAGCAAAATGTATGTTGCACCAGAAAACAGAGTAAAAATTTGGTAG
- a CDS encoding DUF2130 domain-containing protein — protein sequence MQERKEIKTALEQQIKKEASDEIELRLKQKDEQIDQIRKQLEEANRKATQGSMQVQGETLEHIIEEYLAENFPLDEINEVAKGRKGADCIQIINTRSKTNCGTIIYESKSTKAWSNDWIEKLKQDKIQASADIAVLVTATFPRNVERLTLIDGIWVCSLEEFRGLCHVLRDSLIKLDTAIASQQNKGDKMVMLYDYFTGSEFKSKWTAIREGFLAEKNMINKERETMEKLWSAREKNLEKIIKNAAQIQGDIEGISDLNSFNLNLLNE from the coding sequence TTGCAAGAAAGAAAAGAAATAAAAACTGCATTAGAACAACAAATAAAAAAAGAAGCATCAGATGAAATAGAACTTAGGCTAAAACAAAAAGACGAACAAATAGACCAAATAAGAAAGCAGCTTGAAGAAGCCAACAGAAAAGCCACACAAGGTTCTATGCAAGTACAAGGCGAAACACTAGAGCATATTATTGAAGAATATTTAGCAGAAAACTTTCCATTAGATGAAATAAATGAAGTAGCAAAAGGCAGAAAAGGCGCAGATTGCATACAAATCATCAATACAAGAAGCAAAACAAACTGCGGAACTATAATCTACGAAAGCAAGTCTACAAAAGCATGGAGCAATGATTGGATAGAAAAACTAAAACAAGATAAAATACAAGCTAGCGCAGATATTGCAGTATTGGTTACAGCTACATTTCCAAGAAATGTAGAAAGACTAACCTTAATTGATGGAATTTGGGTTTGTAGTTTAGAAGAATTTAGAGGTTTGTGCCACGTACTAAGAGACAGCTTAATAAAACTAGATACAGCAATTGCTTCGCAGCAAAACAAAGGTGACAAAATGGTGATGCTTTATGATTATTTTACTGGCTCAGAATTCAAATCAAAATGGACTGCTATTCGGGAAGGATTTTTGGCAGAAAAAAATATGATAAACAAAGAAAGAGAAACCATGGAAAAACTTTGGAGTGCTAGAGAAAAAAACTTAGAGAAAATAATTAAAAACGCTGCACAAATTCAAGGCGATATAGAAGGAATTTCTGATTTAAATAGTTTTAATTTAAATTTGCTAAATGAATAA
- a CDS encoding DNA repair protein RecN, which translates to MLQSIYVYNYAIIEEINLQFFPNFNVITGETGAGKSILLGALGLILGKRADASVARDKAKKCVVEATFDIVNYALEDFFNEQELDYNAECIIRREINTNGKSRAFVNDTPVTLDVLQELSAFLIDIHAQGEVQKLLDVYYFCTVLDELGNQTADVQQYESLYVQYKISKNRLNHLKAEQSKLQKEYDYNLFLYNEFDGLNIDGEYYLQIEQDIALQENAETIIGNLGEVQKILDAHEFSVLPQLIQINKLLQPISAINDVFSNMQEKISSSIDELNSFQRQIKQNIDVVEYQPEQLQNLQDTFNVYNKLMQKHQVNSIEELANIKSEFENKISSFNQNNDEINELENAIAQQESVLNQKAKRISEVRKSKINSFETTLEEVLKTVGMPFAKIILQQEITQLNEKGNDEIILYFSPNKGIEPKILSQVGSGGEKSRLMLAIKSLAALHKNSATFIFDEIDTGISGEVANKVAELLYKIGQKNQVIAITHLPQVAAKGMHHYFVYKKHDKEVTYTEIRALNKDERLQEIAIMLSGENPSAAALENAKNLLN; encoded by the coding sequence ATGCTACAATCTATTTATGTATATAATTATGCGATAATTGAAGAGATAAACTTACAGTTTTTTCCAAATTTTAATGTTATTACTGGCGAAACTGGTGCTGGGAAATCAATATTACTTGGTGCATTAGGTTTGATTTTGGGAAAGCGTGCAGATGCATCTGTGGCACGTGATAAAGCTAAAAAATGTGTTGTTGAAGCCACATTTGATATTGTTAATTATGCATTAGAAGATTTTTTTAATGAACAAGAATTAGATTATAATGCTGAATGTATTATAAGAAGAGAAATAAATACTAATGGGAAAAGTAGAGCTTTTGTAAATGATACGCCAGTAACTTTGGACGTGTTGCAAGAACTTAGTGCTTTTTTAATTGATATTCATGCGCAAGGCGAAGTACAAAAACTACTTGATGTATATTATTTCTGTACAGTTTTAGACGAATTGGGCAATCAAACCGCTGATGTTCAACAGTATGAAAGTTTGTATGTACAATATAAAATATCAAAAAATAGATTAAATCATTTAAAGGCTGAGCAAAGTAAATTGCAAAAAGAATATGATTATAATTTGTTTTTGTACAATGAATTTGATGGTTTGAATATTGATGGTGAATATTATTTGCAAATAGAACAAGATATTGCATTGCAAGAAAATGCTGAAACTATTATTGGAAATTTAGGTGAAGTACAAAAAATATTAGATGCACATGAGTTTTCTGTGTTGCCACAGTTGATTCAGATAAATAAATTACTACAGCCAATTTCTGCTATTAATGATGTGTTTTCAAATATGCAAGAAAAAATTTCATCATCAATAGATGAGTTGAATTCTTTTCAAAGGCAAATTAAACAAAATATAGATGTTGTAGAATATCAGCCTGAGCAATTGCAAAACTTACAAGATACTTTTAATGTATATAACAAATTAATGCAAAAGCATCAAGTAAATTCTATTGAAGAATTGGCTAATATAAAAAGTGAATTTGAAAATAAGATTAGTTCTTTTAATCAAAATAATGATGAAATAAATGAACTAGAAAATGCCATAGCACAACAGGAAAGTGTATTAAATCAGAAAGCAAAAAGAATATCTGAAGTAAGAAAAAGTAAAATCAATTCGTTTGAAACTACCTTGGAAGAAGTGTTGAAAACAGTTGGTATGCCATTTGCCAAAATCATTCTACAACAAGAAATTACACAGTTGAATGAGAAAGGAAATGATGAGATTATTTTGTACTTTTCGCCAAATAAAGGAATAGAACCAAAAATATTATCGCAAGTTGGTTCTGGTGGCGAGAAATCAAGATTGATGTTGGCAATAAAATCATTGGCTGCACTACATAAAAATTCAGCAACTTTTATTTTTGATGAAATAGATACAGGAATTTCTGGTGAAGTTGCCAATAAAGTGGCAGAATTATTATACAAAATTGGACAAAAAAATCAAGTCATTGCAATTACGCATTTGCCACAAGTTGCTGCAAAAGGTATGCATCATTATTTTGTATATAAAAAGCATGATAAAGAAGTTACTTATACTGAAATTAGAGCTTTGAATAAAGATGAGCGTTTGCAAGAAATTGCCATTATGCTAAGTGGCGAAAATCCAAGTGCTGCTGCCTTAGAAAATGCAAAAAATTTATTGAATTAG
- a CDS encoding MCE family protein: MNNKTEIAVGALTIIGIIAFILGYKFLKGDDVFSRSKYIVCVADRTSGLLVSNEVLENGVSIGRVSEILLSRSSTYPNKAIFLLKLNSDVEVPKDSRFQVVALDMLGKMGVALIRGKESTFASENDTLPCTAMGNSIEQAVDLFTQVKPKLESLMSSVEGLVNNMNNSLGSGENNLLKKAMTDLSATLQSVNKLTTNLDHTFSAEKDNLHGILTNVNKLTATFNKESGKIDSILSNFNTLSSKLAKIDLEETVGSAKNTLEQLQLTLKKVNEGDGSIAKLLNDDALHTDISNTLTTLTDLLNDLKKNPKKYISLSLIDKSKNVTVESPTDSLSIMSKKKVKIIDNK; encoded by the coding sequence GTGAATAATAAAACTGAAATTGCTGTAGGCGCATTGACCATAATAGGAATAATTGCATTTATTCTTGGATATAAATTTTTGAAAGGAGATGATGTTTTTTCAAGAAGTAAATACATAGTTTGCGTTGCAGATAGAACCAGTGGACTTTTAGTTTCTAATGAAGTTTTAGAAAATGGTGTGAGTATCGGAAGAGTTTCAGAGATATTATTATCTAGAAGTTCAACATATCCAAATAAAGCTATCTTTCTTTTAAAACTAAATAGCGATGTTGAAGTACCAAAAGATAGTCGCTTCCAAGTTGTAGCTTTAGATATGTTGGGTAAAATGGGCGTTGCTTTAATTAGAGGAAAAGAATCTACGTTTGCATCAGAAAATGATACATTACCATGTACAGCAATGGGCAACTCAATAGAACAAGCTGTAGATTTGTTCACACAAGTGAAACCAAAATTAGAAAGTCTAATGTCGTCAGTTGAAGGATTGGTTAATAATATGAATAATTCTTTAGGTAGTGGCGAAAATAATTTACTAAAAAAAGCAATGACTGATTTGTCTGCAACATTACAATCAGTCAATAAATTAACAACAAACTTAGACCATACTTTTTCTGCAGAAAAAGACAATTTACATGGAATTCTTACTAATGTAAATAAACTTACTGCAACATTCAACAAAGAATCAGGAAAAATAGATAGCATTTTATCAAATTTCAATACACTATCTAGTAAATTAGCTAAAATAGATTTGGAAGAAACTGTAGGTTCTGCAAAAAATACTTTAGAACAATTGCAACTTACACTCAAAAAAGTAAATGAAGGTGATGGCAGTATTGCAAAATTACTAAACGATGATGCATTGCATACTGATATCTCAAACACATTGACTACACTTACAGATTTATTAAATGATTTGAAGAAAAATCCTAAAAAATACATAAGTTTATCATTGATTGATAAATCTAAAAATGTAACGGTAGAATCACCAACAGACTCACTTTCTATAATGAGTAAAAAGAAAGTGAAAATTATAGACAATAAGTAA